One window of the Pirellulales bacterium genome contains the following:
- a CDS encoding PQQ-binding-like beta-propeller repeat protein — translation MTIDQLIFVGLNGYAVALDRRTGDIVWSNNQLKSGYVTLLLDGDRLIVSTNGYIFCLDPLTGEILWNNPMKGYGRGAPTALVSTRGQSTQTLTQQAAEATAAAEASHSGS, via the coding sequence CAACTGATTTTCGTCGGCCTGAACGGTTACGCTGTCGCACTCGACCGGCGGACCGGCGACATCGTCTGGTCGAACAACCAGTTGAAATCCGGCTATGTCACACTGCTCTTGGACGGCGATCGGCTGATCGTCTCGACCAACGGCTATATCTTTTGCCTTGATCCGCTGACGGGTGAGATTCTGTGGAACAATCCGATGAAGGGTTACGGGCGCGGTGCTCCGACGGCGCTTGTTTCGACGCGGGGGCAGAGCACACAGACCCTCACGCAGCAAGCTGCCGAAGCAACGGCAGCTGCCGAGGCGTCACATAGCGGATCGTAG